From Asterias amurensis chromosome 3, ASM3211899v1, a single genomic window includes:
- the LOC139934999 gene encoding peptidyl-prolyl cis-trans isomerase B-like, whose amino-acid sequence MNQLLCCLVLFTLYVCGKAAPETSQKNVKAIVTTKVYFDILIDDAERGRVVFGLFGDAVPLTVKNFVTYATAKKGEDSYKNTKFHRVIKDFMIQGGDFAANDGTGSVSIYGQYFNDENFDLEHYGPGWLSMANAGPNSNGCQFFITTVKTAWLNGKHTVFGKVLEGMDIIRTIEDLETDDKDRPLKATVIADCGVIEVKEPFEVKKEGVPTPDVVVGPPTV is encoded by the exons ATGAATCAATTACTTTGTTGTTTAGTTCTATTCACACTGTATGTGTGCGGCAAGGCTGCG CCTGAAACCAGTCAGAAAAATGTGAAGGCAATCGTAACAACGAAAGTCTACTTCGACATCCTGATAGACGACGCAGAGAGGGGACGAGTGGTGTTCGGTCTGTTTGGTGATGCCGTCCCATTGACTGTCAAGAACTTTGTCACATACGCCACAGCAAAGAAGGGAGAGGActcatacaaaaatacaaagtttCACAGAGTTATCAAGGACTTCATGATCCAAG GTGGAGACTTTGCAGCGAACGATGGGACTGGATCAGTGAGCATCTACGGACAATACTTCAATGACGAGAACTTTGATCTGGAGCACTATGGACCCGGATGGCTCAGCATGGCCAATGCTG GACCAAACTCCAACGGTTGCCAGTTTTTCATCACCACAGTCAAGACAGCCTGGTTGAACGGCAAGCACACGGTCTTCGGCAAGGTCCTAGAGGGCATGGACATCATCAGGACGATCGAGGACCTCGAGACAGATGATAAAGACCGCCCTCTGAAGGCCACGGTTATCGCAGATTGCGGGGTCATTGAGGTCAAGGAACCATTTGAGGTGAAGAAGGAAGGTGTCCCAACGCCCGATGTTGTAGTTGGACCCCCTACTGTGTAG